GCCCGTCGCCGCGCCCCAGCACCCGCCACCGTGTCACCGCCGGTTGGCCGGCGGCATCGATGATGATGCGCCAGCCGCCCTTGCCGGTGACTTTGTGGATGGGGGCGGATATCTCGCCCGTATCCTCGGGCGGCGTACCATGGACCACGGTCCAATAGGATTTTTCCACCCGGCCTTGCATGAACATCTTGCCCAGCCGTTTGATGGATTTGTCGTGCCGGCCCAACAGCAGGCAACCCGACGTGTCACGGTCGAGGCGATGGGCCAGACGCGGCGCCATGGACCAGCCGAATTTCAGCGCATCCAGATAAAGTTCCAGATGGTCGAGGGAATTGGGGCCGGCATGCACCGCCAGCCCCGCCGGCTTGTCCAGGACGATGACGTCCTGGTCCTTGAAGAGGATGCGGGCCTTGATCTCGTCCTCGGTCACTCCACCAGTTCCGGCACTTTCTCTGCCTTGCCCGGCGTCGATTCGATGATGAAGGTCAGCTTGCCGTCATCATCCACGCCCACCTTGACCACACCGCCCTTGGCCAGCTTGCCGAACAGCAATTCCTCGGCCAGCGGCTTCTTGATGTGTTCCTGGATCACCCGGCCCAAAGGACGGGCGCCGAAGGCGCGGTCATAGCCCTTTTTCACCAACCATTGGCGGGCCGATTCGGTCAGTTCGATATGGACATCGCGGTCGCTCAACTGGGCTTCCAGCTGAATGACGAACTTATCCACCACCTGCGCCACGATTTCCGTGCTCAGGCTGGCAAACGGGATGATCGAGTCCAGGCGGTTGCGGAATTCCGGCGTGAACATGCGCTGAATGGCCTCCTGGTCGTCGCCTTCGCGCGATTCGCGCTCGAAGCCGATGGCCGGCTTGGCCATGTCGGCAGCTCCGGCATTGGTGGTCATGATCAGGATGACGTTGCGGAAATCCACGTTCTTGCCGTTGTGGTCGGTCAGGCGGCCATGGTCCATCACCTGCAACAGGATGTTGAACAGGTCGGGATGGGCTTTTTCGATCTCGTCCAGCAACAGCACGCAATGGGGATGCTGGTCGATGGCGTCGGTCAAGAGCCCGCCCTGGTCGAAGCCGACATAGCCGGGCGGAGCGCCGATCAGGCGCGACACCGAATGCCGCTCCATGTATTCCGACATGTCGAAGCGGGTCAGCTCGATGCCCATGATGCGGGCCAGTTGGCGCGCCACCTCGGTCTTGCCGACGCCGGTGGGGCCGCTGAACAGGTAGCAACCGATGGGCTTTTCCGGTTCACGCAGGCCGGCGCGGGCCAGCTTGATGGCGCTGGCCAGGGCCTCGATCGCCTTTTCCTGGCCGAACACCAGGGTTTTCAGATCGCGTTCCAGCGTACGCAACGCCTCGACGTCGTTGGTGGACACCGATTTGGGCGGGATGCGGGCGATCTTGGCGACGATGTCTTCCACGTCCTTGACCGTCACCGTCTTGCGCCGCTTGGATTCGGGCAGCAGCATGCGCGCCGCCCCCACTTCGTCGATAACGTCGATGGCCTTGTCGGGCAGCTTACGGTCGGTGATGTACTTGGCCGCCAGTTCCACCGCCGCCTTGATGGCGTCATTGGTATATTTCACGTGGTGGTGGTTTTCGTAATAGACCTTGATGCCGTTCAGGATCTTGATGGAATCCTCGACCGACGGCTCGTTGACGTCGATCTTCTGGAACCGGCGCACCAAGGCGCGGTCCTTTTCAAAATGATTGCGGTATTCCTTGTAGGTGGTCGAGCCGATGCAGCGCAGCGCCCCCGAGGCCAGGGCCGGCTTCAGCAGGTTGGACGCATCCATGGACCCGCCCGAGGTCGCCCCGGCCCCGATCACCGTATGGATTTCATCGATGAACATGATGGCGCCAGGGAAGTTCTCCAACTCGGTCACCACCGCCTTGAGGCGTTCCTCGAAATCGCCGCGATAGCGGGTGCCGGCCAACAGTGTGCCCATGTCGAGCGAGAAGATGGTGGCTCCCCTAAGCACGTCGGGCACCTCGCCCTTGACGATGCGCAGCGCCAGACCCTCGGCGATGGCGGTCTTGCCGACGCCGGGATCGCCGACATAAAGCGGGTTGTTCTTCGACCGCCGACACAGAATCTGGATGGTGCGCTCGATTTCCGCCTCGCGCCCGATCAGGGGGTCGATCTTGCCGACACTCGCCTTCTTGTTGAGGTCGATGCAATAGGCGTTCAGCGCCTCGTGCCCCTTCTTGACCACCTTCTCCGGATTAGCCTCCTCGTCGGCGCCGTGCACCGTGCGATTCTGGCTGCGGCCCGCCGCCTTGGCGACGCCGTGGCTGATGTAATTGACCGCGTCCAGACGGGTCATATCCTGGGTTTGCAGGAAATAGACGGCGTGGCTTTCACGTTCCGAGAACAGGGCGACGATGACGTTGGCGCCGGTCACCTCTTCCCGCCCCGAGCTTTGCACGTGGATGGCGGCACGCTGTACCACCCGCTGGAAACCGGCGGTGGGCTTGGGCTCGACCAGCTTGTCGCTGATCAGATCATTGAGCGAATGATCGACGAAATCGCGCAGGTCCCCGGTCAGGCGCCCCACATCCACATTGCAGGCCCGCATCACCGCCAAGGCGTCGTTGTC
This is a stretch of genomic DNA from Magnetospirillum gryphiswaldense MSR-1 v2. It encodes these proteins:
- a CDS encoding RluA family pseudouridine synthase — translated: MTEDEIKARILFKDQDVIVLDKPAGLAVHAGPNSLDHLELYLDALKFGWSMAPRLAHRLDRDTSGCLLLGRHDKSIKRLGKMFMQGRVEKSYWTVVHGTPPEDTGEISAPIHKVTGKGGWRIIIDAAGQPAVTRWRVLGRGDGLSWIECTPLTGRTHQIRVHMKHLGCPVRGDVYYGPDPESELGLHLQSHAIGVPPLSTGKDWIRAEAPPPPHMVQALFMCGWIG
- the clpA gene encoding ATP-dependent Clp protease ATP-binding subunit ClpA, translating into MLSQNLEQSLRRALALAAERRHEYATLEHLLLALTEDNDALAVMRACNVDVGRLTGDLRDFVDHSLNDLISDKLVEPKPTAGFQRVVQRAAIHVQSSGREEVTGANVIVALFSERESHAVYFLQTQDMTRLDAVNYISHGVAKAAGRSQNRTVHGADEEANPEKVVKKGHEALNAYCIDLNKKASVGKIDPLIGREAEIERTIQILCRRSKNNPLYVGDPGVGKTAIAEGLALRIVKGEVPDVLRGATIFSLDMGTLLAGTRYRGDFEERLKAVVTELENFPGAIMFIDEIHTVIGAGATSGGSMDASNLLKPALASGALRCIGSTTYKEYRNHFEKDRALVRRFQKIDVNEPSVEDSIKILNGIKVYYENHHHVKYTNDAIKAAVELAAKYITDRKLPDKAIDVIDEVGAARMLLPESKRRKTVTVKDVEDIVAKIARIPPKSVSTNDVEALRTLERDLKTLVFGQEKAIEALASAIKLARAGLREPEKPIGCYLFSGPTGVGKTEVARQLARIMGIELTRFDMSEYMERHSVSRLIGAPPGYVGFDQGGLLTDAIDQHPHCVLLLDEIEKAHPDLFNILLQVMDHGRLTDHNGKNVDFRNVILIMTTNAGAADMAKPAIGFERESREGDDQEAIQRMFTPEFRNRLDSIIPFASLSTEIVAQVVDKFVIQLEAQLSDRDVHIELTESARQWLVKKGYDRAFGARPLGRVIQEHIKKPLAEELLFGKLAKGGVVKVGVDDDGKLTFIIESTPGKAEKVPELVE